Proteins from one Bacteroidota bacterium genomic window:
- a CDS encoding type II toxin-antitoxin system RelE/ParE family toxin has translation MRRVVAYKEYFVKFYRLQDSKTQEKIEYVLDLIRFEKQVPLKFFKYLEDTDGIYEVRVITTFKSIRILCFFDKGDLVVLTNCFIKKTQKTPRQEIKIAELLKAEYLIEKYGGK, from the coding sequence ATGAGAAGGGTAGTTGCTTATAAAGAATATTTTGTAAAGTTTTACAGGCTACAAGACAGTAAAACCCAGGAAAAGATAGAATATGTACTGGATCTGATCCGATTTGAAAAACAGGTTCCCCTAAAGTTTTTCAAATATCTTGAGGATACAGATGGAATTTATGAAGTACGCGTTATAACAACTTTTAAAAGCATCAGGATCCTTTGTTTTTTTGACAAAGGCGATTTAGTTGTTCTGACAAATTGTTTTATAAAAAAGACTCAAAAAACACCCAGACAAGAAATTAAAATTGCCGAGTTGCTGAAAGCAGAATATTTGATTGAAAAGTATGGAGGAAAATAA
- a CDS encoding helix-turn-helix transcriptional regulator, translating into MEENKLKNVTDFEDLLKEKYGEKGTPSRDKFDADSLAFRLGVMLREARLEAKISQSQLAERTGTKKSYISRIENGQSDIQISTFYKLIEIGLGKHLNISIG; encoded by the coding sequence ATGGAGGAAAATAAATTGAAAAACGTAACCGATTTTGAAGATCTGCTGAAGGAAAAATATGGAGAAAAAGGGACTCCAAGTCGTGACAAATTTGATGCAGATTCCCTTGCATTTAGATTGGGGGTTATGCTAAGGGAGGCAAGGTTGGAAGCAAAGATTTCCCAATCACAACTGGCGGAAAGAACCGGCACAAAAAAAAGTTATATTTCCAGAATCGAAAATGGTCAAAGTGACATTCAGATTTCCACTTTCTATAAACTAATTGAAATTGGATTGGGAAAACATTTGAACATATCGATTGGATAA